The Erigeron canadensis isolate Cc75 chromosome 4, C_canadensis_v1, whole genome shotgun sequence genome window below encodes:
- the LOC122595509 gene encoding mevalonate kinase — protein sequence MTMMEVRSRAPGKIILAGEHAVVHGSAAVAASIGIYTSVSIRLHSQLSSSVDKDDILTLRLMDVDLEFSWPIRRIKEVLPDSASTIASSPATCSPETIKLISVLVDEHKIPEANIGIASGVIAFLWLYTSIQGNKAATVTVSSELPLGSGLGSSAAFCVSLSGALLALSDSVTVEFSREGWVAFGEKEQQLANKWAFEGEKIIHGKPSGIDNTVSTFGNLIKFKSGALTCIKSNMILKMLITNTKVGRNTKALVAGVSERKNRHLDAMTSVFTAVDLISNEFASIIQSSSDDDIEKEQRVEELMEMNQGLLQCMGVSHTSIETVIRTTLKYKLTSKLTGAGGGGCVLTFLPSLLSETVIDKVIKELEQCGFQCLIAEIGGNGLEICFDGCS from the exons ATGACGATGATGGAAGTGAGATCAAGAGCTCCGGGAAAGATAATACTGGCCGGAGAACATGCGGTTGTTCATGGATCAGCCGCCGTGGCTGCTTCAATTGGCATATATACATCTGTATCTATACGTTTACACTCACAACTTTCTTCTTCTg TTGATAAAGATGATATTCTCACGCTCCGTCTAATGGATGTGGACCTAGAATTTTCTTGGCCAATTAGAAGAATCAAAGAGGTATTACCTGATTCAGCCAGTACTATTGCATCCTCACCCGCAACATGTTCCCCAGAaaccatcaaactcatttcagtTTTAGTGGATGAACATAAAATTCCAGAGGCAAATATTGGAATTGCTTCTGGAGTCATTGCCTTTCTCTGGTTATACACTTCTATTCAAGG GAATAAAGCAGCAACAGTGACTGTCTCATCTGAGCTTCCCTTGGGTTCAGGATTGGGTTCATCTGCAGCATTCTGTGTTTCACTTTCTGGCGCTTTGCTTGCTTTATCAGATTCTGTTACAGTTGAGTTTAGCCGAGAAGGTTGGGTTGCTTTTGGAGAAAAAGAGCAGCAACTGGCGAACAAATGGGCTTTTGAGGGTGAAAAGATCATTCATGGGAAGCCATCTGGGATCGACAATACAGTTAGCACATTTG GGAATTTGATTAAATTCAAATCAGGTGCTTTGACATGCATCAAATCCAATATGATACTTAAGATGCTAATTACCAACACAAAAGTGGGTAGAAATACAAAAGCACTAGTTGCAGGTGTTTCAGAACGTAAGAACAGGCATCTGGATGCTATGACATCTGTATTTACTGCGGTTGATTTAATCAGCAATGAATTTGCTTCAATAATTCAGTCATCTTCTGATGATGATATTGAGAAGGAACAAAGGGTAGAAGAGTTGATGGAAATGAACCAAGGTTTGCTTCAATGTATGGGGGTCAGTCATACGTCTATTGAAACCGTGATCCGGACAACATTGAAGTATAAATTAACTTCCAAGCTGACTGGAGCTGGTGGAGGTGGATGTGTTCTAACTTTCTTACCATCAT TATTGTCAGAAACAGTAATCGACAAAGTAATCAAGGAGCTTGAGCAATGTGGATTTCAGTGTTTGATTGCTGAAATCGGTGGTAACGGACTTGAGATTTGCTTTGATGGCTGTTCATAA